CGAAAACCCATGCGGGCGAGCCCCGAGTCCGGCTTCCGGCCGGGCGGCGTGGCGCTGCCTGCTGCGCTACCCCGCTCGACCTTCAACTCAACGCCCCGGATAAATGTCCACGTCGAAGTACTGCTTCTCCAGCTTCCGGAACGTACCGTCCTGATGCACCTGCGCCAACGCCTTGTTGAACATCGCCTTCAGGTCGGTGTCTTCCTTGCGCAGGCCGATCGCGGTGCCTTCGCCGATCGTTTTCGGGTCCTTCACTTCCGGACCGGCCCACGCGAAGCCCTTGCCGCGCGGCGTCTTCAGGAAGCCGGCGTCGGCCTGGATCTCGTCCTGCAGCGTCGCGTCGAGGCGGCCGGAGGCGAGATCCGCGTAGACCTGATCCTGATTCTGGTAGGGCACCACGGTGACGCCCTTCGGCTCCCACCATGCCTTGGCGTAGGCTTCCTGGGTCGAACCCTGCTCGACGCCCACGCGTTTGCCCTTCAACGATTCCGGCGTCGGCAGCAGCGGCGAACCGGCCCTGGCGATCATGCGGGCCGGCGCGTCGAACAGTTTGTCAGAGAAGTCGATCTGCTCGCGGCGCTTGTCGGTGACGGTCAGCGACGACACGATCGCGTCGTACTTCTTGCCCTTCAACGCGGGAATGATGCCGTCGAGATCCTGTTGAACCCACACGCACCGGACGTTCATCCGCGCGCATAACGCATGGGTCAGATCGGCGTCGAAGCCGACGACCTGGCCGCTCGGCGCCACCGATTCGAACGGCGGATAGCTGGCGTCGACCCCGATGCGAACGGTCTTCCATTCTTTCGCCATCGCGCTGGTGGCCAGTGCTGCAAGCGCCACGCACAGTGCGAACTTCTTCATGTTTCTCCTGGATCAAACTGATCGTCGTGCTGCTTCGGTCCCGACGATGGCCGGCGCTCGGCCGACGGTCGCTATTCTAGGCGGCCAAAATTGCCGCGCCGCGCGAGCGTCGATGGAACGCCGCCGACGGGCCTTTCCCGCCCGCGCAACTTGAAAAGGGCGGTATTTTACCCGAACCCGACCGGGGTGCCAGTGCGGCGCGGCCGTAGCGGCGGCGTGACAAGCCGGCGCGTTGTGCGGGCGCGACGCTGGGCGAGCCTGGACGGGGCGAATCCGCGGCGCGCCGCGCCGTCCCGCCGCCGTCCATTGCGTGGATTTGCGAAACGCTGCGGTGCGCGTGTGCCGATTGTGTAGCGGGACGTGCGCCCCTACATTCAGTGCATCGTGACTGATTCACTGGAGATGTCCCCATGATCGAGATTCGCCGTTCCGAAGAACGCGGCCACGCCAATCACGGCTGGCTCGATTCGTATCACAGCTTTTCCTTCGCCGATTACCGCGATCCTCAGCACGTGCATTTCGGCCCGCTGCGGGTCATCAACGAAGACCGCATCGCCGGCGGCCAGGGTTTCGGCACGCATGGTCACCGCGACATGGAGATCGTCACGTACGTGCTCGACGGCGCGCTCGTGCATCGCGACAGCATGGGCAACGGCTCGACCATCCGCCCCGGCGACGTGCAGCGCATGAGCGCCGGCACCGGCGTGATGCACAGCGAGTTCAACGCGTCGCCGGACGAAGAGGCGCATCTGTTGCAGATCTGGGTGATCCCGCAACGCACTGGCGACCAGCCCGGCTATGAAGAAAAGCGTTTCAGCGATGCGGACAAGCGCGGCCGTCTGCGCGTGATCGCATCGCCCGACGGCCGCGACGGCTCGGTGACGATCCATGCGGACGCCTCGATCCATGCCGCGTTGCTCGACGGCGCGGAGCAGGCCACGTTCGCGTTGCCGGCAGGACGTCTCGCGTACGTGCACGTGGCGCGCGGCGCGTTGACGGTGAACGGCGAGGCACTGCGCGCGGGCGATGCGGCCAGGCTCAGCGATGTCGGCGCAGTGACGCTGGAGAAGGGGAAAGACGCGGAGGTGCTGTTGTTCGACCTCGGGCCGTTGAA
The sequence above is a segment of the Paraburkholderia sp. D15 genome. Coding sequences within it:
- a CDS encoding ABC transporter substrate-binding protein — translated: MKKFALCVALAALATSAMAKEWKTVRIGVDASYPPFESVAPSGQVVGFDADLTHALCARMNVRCVWVQQDLDGIIPALKGKKYDAIVSSLTVTDKRREQIDFSDKLFDAPARMIARAGSPLLPTPESLKGKRVGVEQGSTQEAYAKAWWEPKGVTVVPYQNQDQVYADLASGRLDATLQDEIQADAGFLKTPRGKGFAWAGPEVKDPKTIGEGTAIGLRKEDTDLKAMFNKALAQVHQDGTFRKLEKQYFDVDIYPGR
- a CDS encoding pirin family protein, yielding MIEIRRSEERGHANHGWLDSYHSFSFADYRDPQHVHFGPLRVINEDRIAGGQGFGTHGHRDMEIVTYVLDGALVHRDSMGNGSTIRPGDVQRMSAGTGVMHSEFNASPDEEAHLLQIWVIPQRTGDQPGYEEKRFSDADKRGRLRVIASPDGRDGSVTIHADASIHAALLDGAEQATFALPAGRLAYVHVARGALTVNGEALRAGDAARLSDVGAVTLEKGKDAEVLLFDLGPLNG